Proteins encoded within one genomic window of Lynx canadensis isolate LIC74 chromosome B4, mLynCan4.pri.v2, whole genome shotgun sequence:
- the GPR162 gene encoding probable G-protein coupled receptor 162: MARGGAGAEEASLRSNALSWLACGLLALLANAWIILSISAKQQKHKPLELLLCFLAGTHILMAAVPLTTFAVVQLRRQASSDYDWNESICKVFVSTYYTLALATCFTVASLSYHRMWMVRWPVNYRLSNAKKQALHAVMGIWMVSFILSTLPSIGWHNNGERYYARGCQFIVSKIGLGFGVCFSLLLLGGIVMGLVCVAITFYQTLWARPRRARLARRAGVGGGAKGGGPGGLGTRPAFEVPAIVVEDARGKRRSSLDGSESAKTSLQVTNLVSAIVFLYDSLTGVPILVVSFFSLKSDSAPPWMVLAVLWCSMAQTLLLPSFIWSCERYRADVRTVWEQCVAIMSEEDGDDDGGCDDYADGRVCKVRFDANGATGPGGRDPTQVKLLPGRHMLFPPLERVHYLQVPLSRRLSHDETNIFSTPREPGSILHKWSSSDDIRVLPAQSRALGGPPEYLGRRQRLEDEEDEEEAEGGGLASLRQFLEGGMLGSGGGPPRGPGFFREEITTFIDETPLPSPTASPGPSPRRPRPLGLSPRRLSLGSPDSRAAGLPLGLSAGRRCSLTGGEGSARPWGGSWGPGNPIFPQLTL, encoded by the exons ATGGctcggggcggggcaggggcagaggaggccTCCCTGCGCTCGAACGCATTGTCCTGGCTGGCCTGTGGACTCCTGGCACTGCTGGCCAACGCCTGGATCATCCTCAGCATCTCGGCCAAGCAGCAAAAGCACAAGCCGCTGGAGTTACTGCTCTGCTTCCTGGCGGGCACACACATACTCATGGCGGCTGTGCCCCTCACCACCTTCGCCGTGGTGCAGCTACGGCGGCAGGCTTCTTCTGACTATGACTGGAACGAGAGCATCTGCAAGGTCTTTGTGTCCACCTACTACACACTGGCCCTGGCCACCTGCTTCACAGTCGCCTCGCTCTCCTACCATCGCATGTGGATGGTGCGCTGGCCCGTCAACTACCGCCTCAGCAACGCCAAGAAGCAGGCGCTGCATGCTGTCATGGGCATCTGGATGGTCAGCTTCATCCTCTCCACGCTGCCCTCCATCGGCTGGCACAACAATGGCGAGCGGTACTACGCCCGTGGCTGCCAGTTCATAGTCTCCAAGATTGGCCTGGGCTTTGGCGTCTGCTTCAGCCTCTTGCTCCTTGGGGGCATTGTCATGGGGCTGGTCTGTGTGGCCATCACCTTCTACCAGACGTTGTGGGCCCGGCCCCGGAGGGCTCGGCTGGCCCGGAgagcgggggttgggggtggggccaAGGGGGGTGGGCCAGGGGGTTTGGGTACCCGGCCAGCTTTTGAGGTGCCAGCCATTGTGGTGGAGGATGCCAGAGGCAAGCGGCGGTCCTCGCTGGACGGCTCTGAGTCGGCCAAGACATCCCTGCAGGTCACCAACTTGGTCAGCGCCATCGTCTTTCTCTATGACTCACTCACAGGGGTGCCCATCTTG GTGGTGAGCTTCTTCTCCCTTAAGTCGGACTCGGCTCCGCCGTGGATGGTGCTGGCTGTGCTGTGGTGCTCCATGGCGCAGACGCTGCTGCTGCCCTCCTTCATCTGGTCCTGCGAGCGCTACCGTGCCGACGTGCGCACTGTGTGGGAGCAGTGCGTGGCCATCATGTCGGAGGAGGATGGCGACGACG ATGGCGGCTGTGATGACTATGCAGATGGCCGAGTGTGCAAAGTTCGTTTTGATGCTAATGGTGCCACAGGACCAGGGGGCAGGGACCCCACCCAGGTGAAGCTGTTGCCTGGAAGGCACATGCTGTTTCCCCCTCTTGAGAGGGTCCACTACTTACAG GTACCCCTGTCCCGCCGTCTGTCCCATGATGAGACCAACATCTTCTCTACACCTCGGGAACCAGGCTCCATCCTACATAAGTGGTCATCCTCTGATGACATCCGGGTCCTCCCAGCCCAGAGCCGAGCCCTGGGGGGCCCTCCTGAGTACCTGGGACGAAGACAAAGGCTGGAGgatgaggaggatgaggaggaagctGAAGGTGGGGGGCTGGCCAGCCTTCGCCAGTTCCTGGAGGGTGGGATGTTGGGGTCAGGTGGGGGACCCCCACGGGGTCCTGGCTTCTTCCGGGAAGAGATCACCACCTTCATTGATGAGACACCTCTGCCTTCTCCAACTGCTTCGCCGGGGCCCTCTCCTCGCCGGCCCAGGCCCCTGGGCCTCTCACCCCGCAGGCTTTCCCTTGGGTCCCCTGACAGCAGAGCCGCTGGACTTCCTTTGGGCTTAAGTGCAGGGAGACGCTGCTCCCTGACAGGAGGTGAGGGGAGTGCAAGACCTTGGGGAGGATCCTGGGGCCCAGGTAATCCCATTTTCCCCCAGCTGACGCTGTGA